The Fusarium falciforme chromosome 8, complete sequence region CAGGAGAATGGCCACACTGTTTTCCTCGGATCCAAGACGGAGACTGCCCTTCTCGATCTTGCAAAGGAACACCTTGGTCTTGAGTCTCTGGCCCAAGTTCGTGCCAATGAGGAGGTTGTTCAGATGATGCCTTTTGACTCGAGCAAGAAGTGCATGGGCGCTGTCATCAAGCTTCGGTCTGGAGGTTATCGTCTTCTCGTCAAGGGTGCTTCCGAGATTCTTCTGGCCTACTGCACTGCCAAGGCCGACATTGACACCCTCGGAGAAGAGCCTCTCATCGATGAAGATCGCCAGACCTTGAATGATACCATCGACGTCTATGCGAGGAGGTCTCTCCGGACAATCGGTCTCGTGTACAAGGACTATCCCAGCTGGCCCCCTTCATCTGCCGAAGTCACTGACAACAACCACGTCGACTTTGCGTCTGTTCTCAGCGAGCTTGTCTTCCTCGGTGTCGTTGGCATCCAAGATCCCGTCCGTCCCGGTGTGCCCGAAGCAGTGCGCAAGGCTCAACTTGCTAAAGTCACCGTCCGCATGGTCACCGGTGACAACGCCACGACTGCCAAGGCCATTGCCAAGGAGTGTGGTATCTACACTAACGGACTGGTAATCGAAGGCCCCGACTTTCGAAGACTCTctgaggaagagatggataAAATCTTGCCCCAACTTCAAGTCCTTGCTCGATCCTCGCCTGAAGACAAGAGAATTCTTGTCATGAGGCTCAAGCACCTTGGTGAGACCGTGGCTGTCACTGGAGATGGTACCAATGATGCTCCTGCTCTCAAGGCTGCTGACATCGGCTTCTCTATGGGCATTTCTGGTACTGAAGTTGCAAAGGAGGCTTCGTCGATTATTCTCATGGATGACAACTTTacttccatcatcaccgcccTCAAGTGGGGACGAGCTGTTAACGACGCCGTCCAGAAGTTCCTCCAGGTACGTCATTTATATCTGACCGAGTAACATGTACTGACTGCAACAGTTCCAAATCACCGTCAACATCACCGCTGTTCTCTTGGCGTTTATCACTGCCGTCTATGACCCCGACATGGAGTCTGTCCTCAAGGCGGTTCAACTCCTTTGGGTCAACCTCATTATGGACACCTTTGCCGCCTTGGCGCTTGCCACTGACCCTCCCACTGAAGAGATTCTTGATCGTCCCCCTCAGGGCAAGGATAAGCCATTGATCACCGTCACTGTAAGTTCACACCTCTAAATATCTCGTACCAGTACGCTAACATGTAATTTGCAGATGTGGAAGATGATCATCGGCCAGGCCATCTACCAACTCGCCATTACCTTTGTCCTCTACTTTGCCGGCGACAAGATCCTCGGCTACGACACCTCCATCGAGAGACAAAAGACTGAACTCGACaccgtcatcttcaacaccTTTGTCTGGATGCAAATCTTCAACATGTTCAACAACCGCCGCCTCGACAACAAGTTCAATATCTTCCAGGGTGTCCAGCGCAACCAGTTCTTTGTCCTCATCACGCTCCTCATGATTGGTCTccaggtcatcatcatcttcaaggGCTCGAGGGCTTTCCAGATTATTCCCGATGGACTTGATGCTACGCAGTGGGGTGTTTCCGTCATCACTGCCATGTTCTGTCTTCCCTGGGCTATTCTCATCCGAATCTTCCCTGATGAATGGTTTGCTTCCATTGCTGGCTTTGTTGGTAAGCCATTCGTGTTTATCTACAGGTTCTTGCTTGTACAATGgagcaaggtcaagggtgTCTTTTCGaggaagggcaagaagaatgATGATCCTGAAGCTGGTGTTACACCGGCCACGAACTAGACGAGAGAACGATAAAGGGCACAAATATTAGAAGTTCAGAACAGCTGCAAAGCACAAGGGTAAGACTTGCGATGTTTTTCATTTATGGTTTCTGTAGGAGTATGCTACTGTTGAGATGTACGATTGTATTTTTTGGTTAGTTGCGTGGAATTATTTACTTCTTCGTTTTTGAGAATCTGCCTCGTAATAAGGCAGATCACGATAGGACTAGAGTAATGCCTAATGAGATAcgaataataaaagattttaaacATTTTGTTCAGTAGTGTGAATGATATACCATCGCCAAGTACCCAACAACTATACGAATGCGCCGCCTTTAATAAACAACGGCTGTTGGACACCCGGGAAATGGCAGCATTCGCAATACAAGCATGGGTCGCCGCATCGAGCCAGGTACACAGAGCTATTTAGTTTACATCCCCACCTTGTCTAGCTCGTTCTCAGTCCAGGTCCAAAGTTTTGCAGCCAGTTCATCATCCTTCCCATCATCCGTTGCTAAACCTGCTCTCCCAATGGGCTCATAGTACTCCCCGCTTTTGACATCCTTTGCGACTGAAGCCCAGAGTTGGTTCTTGACTCCTTTCTCAACCGGCGTCAACAGCATCGTTTTGATGATCGCCCGGAGGATCCAGCTGATGCCTGTTGCCTTAACCGCCAGTTCAGTCTGTACAAGGCCAGGGTCAATGGCAGACACCGTGAGTTGAGGGTATCGCTTGGCGAGTTGTCGAACCCAGAGCATGTTTGCCAGTTTGCTCTGGTAGTAGCACTGAAGTGGCCCCATAGACTCGCCCGTTGTGCGAAGCGTGCTAAAGTCGAAGCCACCCTTGCGTAGGTAGACATGACCATGAGAGGCGAGACAGACAACTCGGGACTTTGCCTCTACTTTTGTTTGAGAGGTCTTCTCCAAAACCGGCAGTAGGAGCTTCGTGAGGTATGCGTGTCCCATGTGGTTAGTGCCAAACTGAATCTCATAGCCGTCCTTGGTGAGTGCGGGCGGAACTGCCATGATACCAGCATTGAGCATGAGTATATCAAGACGCTCCGATTTCTCAAGAAAGGAACGTGCCGCTTGGTGGATAGATTCGAAACTGGCAAGATCCAGCTCTAGGAGCTTGATTGCCGCATCTGGAACTTGCTGCTTGATCTCGGCGACTGCAGCTTCGGCTTTCTCGCGGTTGCGAGCCGCGAGCCAGATCTGAAGAGGTTTATGACGAGCAAATTCAACGATGGCTTGCTTCCCAAGGCCAGTGTTGCCTCCTGTGACTAGGATGACTTTTCCGTGGAGTGATGGAATGTCCTTTTCAGGGTTGAATGATATGGAGCTGCTGGTGAACAACATTGCGAAAGGGctggggaaaaaaagagttGACTTGATAGATACAATGAGAAGACGGTAGAAAGTCCAGTCGAGGTGAAACTCGTTCTTATAATGGCTAGAATGGTCGCCATAGtccgtcttcttccttgcGTTGTCTTCCGTTCTAAACGTTCAAGCTTGTAAACTCGTCTTGCAGCCCAGGTTCACCATGGCCTCGATTTCTATTTCTTACTATTTGCCATTTTCGTCTTGGATCAGCGGTAGTACGGACAGACAGACGACGAGGCACGAAGCAGGAGAAGCATACAAAATGGACCATCAGGTAGCACACTAATTATTGCAGAAGACCAGTTGCTTGTTTGTGCCCAGGACTTCTGAGGTGCATGTGGCAAATGACGATCATTTCCTATTGAAGTAATCAGTACGGTCTTGGCGTGGATCTGAGCTGACGCTGATGGTCGCTATAAAACTAGAGGGCGCCATGAAGTTGGATCAAACTCTTTTTGGAAAACAGTAAGACGGCAAAGCTGGCCTCCCTGGAGACTCAATACATGCAAAATGCTTTCGACCACCAGTGTTGGAACACAAGCAAGTCAGTATCAAAGTCTTTTCAGCATGGTATGTGAGTGAAACTGACCCTTGTTCCAGCCCCAAACCCCGGTCCATGGATCATCAGCACTTCTCTCGACAAGCCGGATCCACGTACGCGCAGGCACATTAGGAGCCATGTGATGCGTGGAAGAAATACGCGTGCTGATAGACGTGCGAGGGCAGAAGCCCAGTCTCAGCAGAGACCCGCAGAGGCTTCCGATGACGGGTGCTGCCGACGAGCGATTCCAGACCGAATCCCCCGAAAGATTGCAGCGGAGCTTGCTTTAGACCGATATGGGTTTGAGATGAAGCCTTATATGCTTAATCTTATGCATCGAGGCATAGAGTCCCCTTTCCTGATATTGAATCAAAAATTTCTGACACTTGAAAGCCTTCACCACTGCCAAGCCCTGTCTCTATGCTGTCGACATGAAACTTGTCAACGAGACTGAAACCCAGGTCTTTGGCCTGTCTGATATCCACACGCACCGAGCCGCGATTCATTCAATATTGTTCACTGCCCAAGCATTTCAGGACCTTTCTCTAGGGCAACCCTGTGGAAATGTTGCGCAGTTTCACCTCGGCAAGACCCTTCATCACCTCCAGCAAAGCCTCAATGACAGACATGGCGCGGTAGCCATGGCCACCATCGCGATTGTGGCAATGCTGGCATCTGCCGCTGCTGTGTTTGGGGATTTACAGACTGTCGAGAAGCACATGGATGGGCTGTACCGGATATTCGAGCTGCGAGGAGGAGTGGAATCTCTTCAACGCGGAAGCCTTGTACAGCACAAGGCCCAGCGGCAAGTCATGGCTGATAACCCCTTGGTTCTTCCAACTAACTTGTGGCAGACTTGACCTCGCTCTCGCCATGGGAACCAACCGCAAGCCGCGACTCTTCCTCCAAGAGGTTTCTTGGGAACCGCAAATCGCCCCTGCAGGGTGTGCCACATGGTACAAGGAACTCGAGGCGATCTATCCATCACTTGATCCAAGACTACTCGCCGTCTGGGCCGATTTGAAGTGCTACTCCAAAATAGCGAGCCGCGCCCAATCTGGGCTCGAGGTAAAGCCAGACCTCTTCTTATCGCTAAGCACTTCCGTTCCGAATCGGTTACTTCACCTCGAGTATGATAGCACGTCACTGGCCGAACTCATGAGGCTGTCAATGTTGGCGTATATCAAGGGTCTTCTCTTTCAAATACCTAGTATCGGCAGAAACATGCGATACCTGTCGGACAGGTTGAGTCTCGCACTACAGGCCCAGCAGTATCCGCCACCTCCAGAGCATGCACGTTTTGCATTTTGGGCCTTGTTCATCTCTGGTTTGTCCATCTTTGAGTCGTTCGACCAAGAATGGCATCGCACAGCCCTTGCAAAGACCGCATCGATACTTTATGCTGGAGACTGGGCGCAGGCAAAGAAATTATTAGAGAGTGTTCTGTGGGTTGATTGGATCTACGATGCAGGGGCTAAGGCTGCATTTGAGGGACTATTTGGTGTCACTTAATGATGGAGGTTTGGGAGAGACGTGCCCCATCGGCAAGCGACTCGCCGATGTGGCTGGACGTGTGTCGAGACGGCGGCCGATGACCAGTCCTCtgttaataatctcttttattCCTTCCTTTCTAAGCATTTACCTATCGCAGTCCAAACAGCCACGCAGGGGCGACTGCCGTTCGCAGATCAATTATCCCCAACCGTCCTGGTCAGCCTAAATAAGCAGGCAGTTCCGTAACTGCTTATCGCGCGCCGAATATGGCTGGGTCCATCTGTTGGCCTCGACATGGCGTGAGAGTAGGGGCACGGGGAATCCGGGGAAGAAATCGCTGTTATTTTGATCAATGCCATCTCAATCCGTGACAAAGCCCCAGAACGCCCATCTGAGTGGCATATCAGCCACCTCCTTTTGGTCATATTCCTTTCACCAGCCCCTATCAGTAACCAATTATGCTAATAATCAGGTGAAATTATTCCTCTTATCATTTATTTGACGGCGCCAGTGGGTTAAATCTCGTCTTGCGGAGAAGTGGTCATAACGATCTTGAATAAGCAATAAGCGGCGGCCGGGGACTAGAGCTGGGGTATGTCTTGCCATCAACTAACGGGGAAGGCTTCGCCGTGCTAGATACAATCACGATGGTACGTATGATTCAAAGAGATTTGTATAAAAGTATGGGATGCCTTGCGTTGCCCTCCTCTTGGGCACTTTCATTCTATCTCACCACACTTAGAAACCAGCCATCATAACGTTTGTTCAAGACGATATAACTGCAACCAAGGAGAAG contains the following coding sequences:
- a CDS encoding Calcium-transporting ATPase; protein product: MTHRTDEIQSCTPTLTAKRSRLGSGDQSSLSDPFVTASSSGGSTAELEHFEVSLRPDPGTENDFTVDNSPFAFSPGQLNKLLNPKSLDAFRALGGLGGIVTGLQTDVASGLSAEETAVRKNVTFEEATGWQTTTETTPTKQSPSTPAKEPTKEPFGDRIRVYNRNVLPAKKATPFWRLLWNAYNDKVLILLTAAAVISLALGLYETFGVKHEPGDPTPVDWVEGVAICIAIIVVSFVSAGNDWQKERAFVKLNAKKEDREVKVTRSGKVVMINVHDVLVGDILHLEPGDLVPVDGVFIDGHDLKCDESSATGESDAIKKTGGVAVMQALEAGRSSKGLDPFIISGSKVLEGVGTFLCTSVGVNSSYGKIMMSVRTETEETPLQKKLSKLASSIAYLGGTAAGLLFFVLLFRFVANLPGDNRPATDKASSFMDILIVAVTIIVVAVPEGLPLAVTLALAFATTKMLKENNLVRVLRACETMGNATAICSDKTGTLTTNRMTVVAGTFGDTNFSNTEKQDTPIATWAKKLTSDAKDIIIQSVAINSTAFEGQENGHTVFLGSKTETALLDLAKEHLGLESLAQVRANEEVVQMMPFDSSKKCMGAVIKLRSGGYRLLVKGASEILLAYCTAKADIDTLGEEPLIDEDRQTLNDTIDVYARRSLRTIGLVYKDYPSWPPSSAEVTDNNHVDFASVLSELVFLGVVGIQDPVRPGVPEAVRKAQLAKVTVRMVTGDNATTAKAIAKECGIYTNGLVIEGPDFRRLSEEEMDKILPQLQVLARSSPEDKRILVMRLKHLGETVAVTGDGTNDAPALKAADIGFSMGISGTEVAKEASSIILMDDNFTSIITALKWGRAVNDAVQKFLQFQITVNITAVLLAFITAVYDPDMESVLKAVQLLWVNLIMDTFAALALATDPPTEEILDRPPQGKDKPLITVTMWKMIIGQAIYQLAITFVLYFAGDKILGYDTSIERQKTELDTVIFNTFVWMQIFNMFNNRRLDNKFNIFQGVQRNQFFVLITLLMIGLQVIIIFKGSRAFQIIPDGLDATQWGVSVITAMFCLPWAILIRIFPDEWFASIAGFVGKPFVFIYRFLLVQWSKVKGVFSRKGKKNDDPEAGVTPATN